One Paenibacillus sp. FSL W8-0186 genomic window carries:
- a CDS encoding N-acetylmuramoyl-L-alanine amidase → MRRKCLSMLAIIFAFSSMCGTSVIAGDHTFRYAFPQPVILIDAGHGGIDGGTSYGDILEKDINLEIGRRLYVILRSHGYRAILNRTGDYALSDDNRWLRNRSRHIRDLAQRKQLSEELPSEIVVSLHVNWGRNRAKRGPIVLHQNEGRSAILAFSIQNSLDSLYAASSLPQVGKPFYLLNHVDCPAVIVETGFLSNAEDRAMLISKRGQQKIAEAIYGGIVQYFTAI, encoded by the coding sequence ATGAGACGCAAATGCCTTTCTATGCTAGCTATAATTTTTGCTTTCAGCAGTATGTGCGGCACAAGCGTAATCGCCGGGGATCATACCTTCCGGTACGCTTTTCCCCAGCCCGTCATTCTCATCGATGCAGGACATGGCGGAATCGACGGCGGCACTTCATATGGCGACATCCTGGAGAAGGACATCAATTTAGAAATTGGCCGCCGCCTTTATGTCATACTTCGCAGCCATGGATATCGAGCGATTCTAAATAGGACTGGCGATTATGCGTTAAGCGACGATAACCGCTGGCTGCGAAATCGTTCGCGTCACATTCGTGATTTGGCCCAGCGCAAGCAGTTAAGCGAAGAGCTTCCGTCGGAAATCGTCGTCAGCCTTCACGTAAACTGGGGCAGAAACAGAGCAAAACGCGGTCCCATTGTACTTCACCAGAACGAAGGCCGCAGTGCCATACTGGCATTCTCAATCCAGAACTCCCTGGACAGCCTGTATGCCGCTTCATCCTTACCTCAAGTCGGCAAGCCTTTTTATCTGCTGAATCATGTGGATTGCCCCGCCGTCATCGTGGAAACTGGCTTTCTGAGCAACGCCGAAGACCGCGCCATGCTTATCAGCAAACGCGGTCAACAGAAAATTGCCGAAGCCATTTATGGCGGAATCGTCCAATATTTTACGGCAATATGA
- a CDS encoding divergent polysaccharide deacetylase family protein: MDRNTANWRVFGKICCCLLLSLSSLNMLPGLAAAGQIASISKPAAQLIKDEGRQSAKGKKLAVIIDDLGNGMQGTEEIMALPVKVTVAVMPFLPTTEADARKAHEVGHDVLIHLPLEPKQGPTRWLGPGAILTKMSDEEVRKKVEAAIDNVPYAIGINNHMGSKVTGDERVMSIILDVCRERGLFFVDSRTNYRSIIFKLCKQKGMPQIKNDIFLDDVHTEAHISRQMDKVAEQVHAEGKCVTIGHVGTKGRKTAAVIKKYIPKLQGQGIEFVGISEMARDAKTPGQWPGGGIILP; this comes from the coding sequence ATGGATCGAAATACGGCAAATTGGCGGGTTTTCGGGAAAATATGTTGTTGTTTGTTGCTAAGCTTAAGTTCCCTCAATATGTTGCCTGGGCTTGCAGCGGCGGGGCAGATCGCATCAATTTCCAAGCCTGCGGCTCAGCTTATAAAGGATGAGGGCAGACAATCGGCAAAAGGTAAAAAGCTGGCGGTCATTATCGACGATCTGGGCAACGGAATGCAGGGTACAGAGGAAATAATGGCCCTGCCAGTCAAGGTAACCGTAGCAGTTATGCCTTTCCTGCCAACGACGGAAGCGGATGCGCGAAAGGCTCACGAAGTCGGGCATGATGTGCTGATTCACCTTCCATTGGAGCCGAAGCAGGGACCAACGAGATGGCTGGGCCCCGGAGCGATTCTCACTAAAATGAGCGACGAGGAAGTACGGAAGAAGGTGGAAGCCGCCATCGACAACGTTCCTTATGCGATCGGAATCAACAATCATATGGGATCTAAAGTAACCGGGGATGAGCGTGTAATGTCCATCATCCTGGATGTATGCCGCGAGCGGGGGTTATTTTTCGTCGATAGCCGTACGAATTATCGATCCATCATTTTTAAGTTATGCAAGCAGAAAGGCATGCCGCAAATCAAGAACGATATTTTTCTCGATGATGTGCATACAGAGGCTCATATTTCCCGGCAGATGGACAAAGTCGCAGAGCAGGTGCATGCCGAAGGAAAATGCGTAACGATCGGCCATGTAGGAACCAAAGGAAGGAAGACGGCCGCGGTGATCAAAAAATATATTCCCAAGCTTCAAGGGCAGGGCATTGAATTCGTAGGTATTTCGGAAATGGCCCGCGATGCAAAAACTCCCGGACAATGGCCGGGAGGCGGGATCATATTGCCGTAA
- a CDS encoding SNF2-related protein has product MNPHPPNSLHSSLQAGPPIEFNRSWYEDLNCRLDKGGPWDDWKLFNLAMEAENASLVSSFEEILCLSHIHGVKPLPHQTETARKVLFEMRGRAILADEVGLGKTIEAGLILKEYMIRGLVRKVLILVPASLVLQWVRELNQKFAIPAIAQKKQHSWDNDIVVASMDTAKRDPHKEILLNNEYDMVIVDEAHKLKNKKTTNYQFMIQLRKKYCLLLTATPVQNDLSELFNLINLLKPGQLGGQGDFAANFVVDKRIPKNEEKLKEELSKVMIRNRRSDGDLEFTKRIVRNIHVELSPEEKQLYDGVTSFVKDQYHAAGGDLSSMLSLVTLQREVCSSRDAVFVTLVNLSKKLAPDSPLRDRIWDLVGIIKTIQANSKAEKAMELIREMNDKVILFTEYRATQEYLLKYFRERNMTAVPYRGGMNRGKKDWMMDLFRGRAQVMIATEAGGEGINLQFCHQMINFDLPWNPMRVEQRIGRVHRLGQKNDVKIYNLSTKGTIEEHILNLLHEKINMFEMVIGSLDVILERFEKEHSLEKSIYKILLESQNDEEIASRVASLGNSLHQIKDELGKNPADDSSGANLTELMGG; this is encoded by the coding sequence ATGAATCCGCACCCTCCAAATTCCCTGCATTCTTCCTTGCAGGCCGGTCCCCCCATCGAATTCAACCGCTCCTGGTACGAGGATTTGAACTGCCGCCTGGACAAAGGCGGGCCTTGGGACGACTGGAAGCTGTTTAACCTCGCCATGGAGGCAGAGAACGCCTCCCTCGTATCGAGCTTTGAAGAGATTCTCTGCCTCTCTCACATCCACGGAGTAAAGCCGCTCCCGCATCAGACAGAGACCGCCCGCAAGGTGCTGTTCGAAATGCGCGGCCGGGCGATCTTGGCCGATGAAGTGGGACTTGGCAAGACGATCGAAGCCGGGCTGATTCTCAAAGAGTATATGATTCGCGGACTGGTCCGCAAAGTGCTAATCCTAGTTCCGGCCTCTTTGGTGCTGCAATGGGTGCGCGAGCTTAACCAGAAATTCGCCATCCCCGCCATAGCTCAGAAAAAACAGCATTCCTGGGATAACGATATCGTCGTGGCCTCCATGGATACGGCTAAGCGCGATCCGCATAAGGAAATTCTGCTGAACAACGAATACGATATGGTCATCGTCGACGAAGCGCACAAGCTGAAAAATAAAAAAACGACCAACTACCAATTCATGATCCAACTGCGCAAAAAATACTGTCTTCTGCTCACCGCCACGCCGGTTCAGAATGACCTCAGCGAGCTGTTCAATCTGATCAATCTGCTCAAGCCGGGCCAGCTCGGCGGGCAAGGCGATTTTGCCGCCAACTTCGTCGTCGATAAGCGGATCCCCAAAAATGAGGAGAAGCTCAAGGAAGAGCTCTCCAAGGTGATGATCCGCAACCGCCGCAGCGACGGCGACCTAGAGTTCACAAAGCGGATCGTCCGCAACATTCACGTCGAGCTCTCGCCTGAGGAGAAGCAATTATACGATGGCGTTACTTCCTTTGTCAAAGACCAATATCATGCAGCGGGTGGAGACCTGAGCAGCATGCTCTCGCTCGTCACGTTGCAGAGGGAGGTGTGCAGCAGCCGGGACGCCGTATTCGTTACGCTTGTCAATTTATCGAAGAAACTTGCCCCCGATTCCCCGCTTCGCGACCGCATTTGGGATTTGGTCGGCATCATCAAGACGATCCAGGCGAATAGCAAGGCTGAGAAGGCGATGGAGCTGATCCGGGAAATGAATGACAAAGTCATCCTGTTTACCGAATATCGGGCGACCCAGGAATATCTGCTGAAATATTTCCGCGAGCGCAATATGACGGCCGTGCCCTACCGGGGCGGCATGAACCGCGGCAAGAAGGACTGGATGATGGACCTGTTCCGCGGCCGGGCCCAGGTGATGATCGCTACCGAAGCCGGCGGCGAGGGGATCAATCTGCAGTTCTGCCATCAGATGATTAATTTTGATTTGCCTTGGAATCCGATGCGGGTCGAGCAGCGGATCGGCAGGGTGCATCGTCTGGGCCAGAAAAACGATGTAAAAATATACAATCTATCGACCAAAGGCACAATTGAAGAGCATATTCTTAACCTGCTGCACGAGAAAATCAATATGTTCGAAATGGTCATCGGCAGTCTTGATGTCATTTTGGAGCGTTTCGAGAAGGAGCATTCCTTGGAGAAGAGCATCTACAAAATTTTGCTGGAATCGCAAAACGACGAGGAAATTGCCAGCCGCGTTGCTTCCCTGGGCAATTCCCTGCATCAAATCAAGGATGAACTTGGCAAGAATCCTGCGGACGATTCTTCAGGCGCCAATCTTACAGAACTCATGGGAGGCTGA
- the sstT gene encoding serine/threonine transporter SstT, whose protein sequence is MKTLMLRWNRLSLVKRIFLGIILGVILALSVPKAAGIAMFGSLFISALKAVAPILVLLLVMSAIANHQKGRQTNMKKIIALYGLSTFLAGVTAVGASFIFPVKLSLVTDAVELTPPGGIVEVLNNLLFQIVDNPVNALMSANYIGILAWAILLGAALKGANDHTKSMLTHLSDAVTQIVRWVIQFAPLGIMGLVFESITTSGLSSLLSYGKLLLVLIGCMLFVALVVNPLIVYVNTRENPYPLVLSCLKESGITAFFTRSSAANIPINMRLCEKLKLDPDTYSVSIPLGATINMAGAAVTISVLTLAAVHTLGIPVDFSTALILSVLSAVSAAGASGVAGGSLLLIPLACSLFGISNDIAMQVVGVGFIIGVLQDSFETALNSSSDVLFTATAEYAKKRKEANSASISA, encoded by the coding sequence ATGAAGACACTTATGCTCAGGTGGAATAGACTGAGTCTCGTAAAACGAATCTTTTTGGGAATTATACTCGGGGTTATTTTGGCCTTATCCGTTCCTAAGGCTGCAGGAATCGCTATGTTTGGTTCCTTGTTTATTTCCGCGCTAAAGGCGGTTGCACCCATATTGGTGCTGCTTCTGGTTATGTCTGCGATAGCCAATCATCAAAAAGGTCGCCAGACGAACATGAAGAAGATTATCGCTCTATATGGTTTAAGTACTTTTTTGGCAGGGGTTACCGCTGTCGGGGCAAGTTTTATTTTTCCGGTAAAGCTGTCTCTAGTAACGGATGCGGTAGAGCTGACTCCCCCCGGAGGTATTGTTGAAGTACTGAACAATTTGCTCTTTCAGATTGTAGACAACCCGGTCAATGCTCTGATGAGCGCTAACTATATCGGTATTCTAGCTTGGGCGATCCTGCTTGGGGCCGCTTTAAAAGGGGCCAATGATCACACGAAAAGCATGCTCACGCATTTATCGGATGCCGTAACGCAAATCGTCAGATGGGTTATCCAATTTGCGCCGCTTGGGATCATGGGCCTTGTGTTTGAATCCATTACAACCAGCGGGCTTTCGTCCTTGCTTAGTTATGGGAAATTACTGCTCGTGCTTATAGGATGTATGCTCTTTGTAGCGCTTGTCGTTAATCCATTGATCGTATATGTGAACACGCGTGAAAATCCCTATCCTCTCGTGTTGAGCTGTCTGAAGGAAAGCGGGATAACGGCATTTTTCACCCGGAGTTCTGCGGCCAACATTCCGATTAATATGCGATTATGTGAAAAATTAAAGCTGGATCCAGACACATATTCGGTGTCCATCCCATTAGGGGCTACGATTAATATGGCGGGGGCGGCAGTTACAATTTCCGTCTTAACGCTAGCGGCCGTCCATACGCTTGGCATTCCTGTAGACTTTAGCACAGCGCTGATTCTCAGCGTCCTGTCCGCCGTATCCGCTGCAGGGGCTTCGGGCGTTGCCGGCGGGTCGCTGCTGCTTATTCCTTTGGCCTGCAGCCTGTTCGGCATATCCAATGACATCGCTATGCAGGTCGTGGGCGTAGGCTTCATCATCGGAGTTTTGCAGGATTCCTTTGAGACGGCGTTGAATTCATCCTCTGACGTACTATTTACGGCTACGGCCGAATATGCCAAAAAACGAAAAGAAGCGAATAGTGCTAGTATTAGTGCCTAG
- a CDS encoding YqhG family protein — protein MTMTMEQIQQYVLAYLDITECQIMEKSPHHVTVKLSLQADKDLTNRPYYWSFIERTGAEPQTMSFKFVFDAERHDAELAAAEQDAPKPQEDQLLGRHYGAIRPLPVLGPARIQREDLAFGSPRLKQIFDAALRRGRCVYLFESASPKQRMTLLPAAYEPWLGVNFKIEFCCDMKREEIRTLGISLLTGHIDSSFSSRLQSLSLVPRVPENVHIEPTRLSLTEGRDMLEQIIRSEIEAYDQTWAEEANERLQEELLLIDSYYTDLLRDPDEEKKKLVQEQYESRRGEIRWQYEPRIVVSAINCGIFHLRLRR, from the coding sequence ATGACCATGACCATGGAGCAAATCCAGCAGTATGTGCTGGCTTACCTCGACATTACCGAGTGCCAGATCATGGAGAAATCGCCGCATCACGTAACCGTCAAACTGTCTCTTCAAGCAGACAAGGACTTGACCAACCGCCCTTACTACTGGAGCTTCATCGAACGTACGGGAGCCGAACCGCAGACGATGTCCTTCAAATTCGTCTTTGATGCAGAGCGCCATGATGCCGAATTAGCCGCAGCGGAGCAGGATGCGCCCAAGCCGCAGGAAGATCAACTCCTCGGACGCCATTACGGAGCCATCCGCCCTCTGCCTGTGCTTGGCCCGGCACGGATTCAGCGCGAGGATCTGGCCTTCGGCAGCCCGCGCCTGAAGCAAATATTCGACGCCGCGCTTCGGCGGGGCCGCTGCGTCTACCTGTTCGAGAGCGCCTCGCCAAAACAGCGGATGACCCTACTGCCTGCGGCTTACGAGCCGTGGCTTGGAGTCAATTTCAAAATCGAGTTTTGCTGTGATATGAAGAGAGAAGAGATCCGCACGCTGGGCATTTCCCTGCTGACCGGGCACATCGACAGCTCCTTCAGCTCCAGGCTGCAGTCCCTCTCCCTCGTCCCCCGGGTACCAGAGAACGTCCATATCGAGCCAACTAGGCTATCCTTAACAGAGGGCCGCGATATGCTCGAGCAAATCATCCGGTCAGAAATCGAGGCTTATGACCAGACCTGGGCCGAAGAAGCCAACGAGCGGCTTCAGGAGGAGCTGCTGCTCATCGACAGCTACTATACGGACCTGCTTCGCGATCCGGACGAGGAGAAGAAGAAGCTAGTTCAGGAGCAATACGAATCGCGCCGTGGTGAAATCCGCTGGCAGTACGAGCCGAGGATTGTCGTATCCGCAATAAACTGCGGCATCTTCCATTTGCGTCTGCGGCGATGA
- a CDS encoding GAP family protein, whose protein sequence is MSIELLLSIGGLALLDTLSPATIGVTVYLLLTETKSLASRLLIYLLTVAGFYFSVGVMLMLGMGVLLDSVASLFQSRAVSWVIFIMGVGLFIASFYSPQKGNTELPRPKSKSRFFSMVALGFTTALIEVGTAFPYFAAIGLMTTADLTPYQWLPVMSGYNLIMVLPSLILFMLYLLFGRMMQRPLERLQMSIAKQSGSVLSWVLCIVGLILIANSLDYL, encoded by the coding sequence GTGAGTATAGAGCTGCTGCTTTCGATAGGCGGACTGGCCCTGCTGGATACATTAAGTCCAGCCACTATAGGGGTTACCGTATATTTGCTGTTAACGGAAACCAAGAGCCTTGCTTCAAGGCTGCTGATTTATTTGCTGACGGTCGCCGGCTTTTATTTTTCGGTGGGCGTTATGCTCATGCTGGGCATGGGGGTGCTGCTGGATTCGGTGGCTTCACTATTCCAGAGCAGGGCGGTAAGCTGGGTGATCTTCATCATGGGGGTAGGCTTATTTATAGCCAGTTTTTATTCTCCGCAAAAAGGTAACACGGAATTGCCCCGTCCGAAGTCCAAAAGCCGATTCTTCTCGATGGTTGCGTTGGGATTTACAACAGCATTGATTGAGGTGGGCACGGCATTTCCTTATTTTGCCGCAATTGGTCTGATGACGACGGCAGATCTGACCCCTTATCAGTGGCTGCCGGTGATGTCCGGTTATAATTTGATTATGGTTCTGCCTTCGTTGATCCTATTCATGTTGTATTTGCTATTCGGGCGGATGATGCAGAGGCCGCTGGAACGGCTTCAGATGAGCATCGCCAAACAATCCGGCTCGGTCCTGTCCTGGGTGCTGTGTATTGTGGGACTTATTCTGATTGCAAATAGCTTGGATTATTTATAG
- a CDS encoding MerR family transcriptional regulator, which yields MIPIQKLAKQTGVTVRTLRYYDQIGLLAAASKTEGGHRLYTEEDLRKLQQIQFFKGIGYSLKDIQEMLADPKWNWSTSLKAQLAYILEEQARLRLIEQGLRELIGGLVVEGGEDALAIQKFIQLASQDRKRRHSFKESLFNDKELELLQKVPHMRGDDPDSLEWIALIGQLKRHMKEGVSSPKVQSIVRRMLEKQEENFSGEEEFIQKLWDVRMSPSQSEELGFYPIDREVLEFMEQAYEYYMSLLKERLAPHQEQGEEEM from the coding sequence TTGATTCCGATTCAAAAGTTAGCAAAACAGACCGGGGTTACAGTGAGGACACTGCGTTATTATGACCAGATCGGATTATTGGCGGCTGCATCCAAAACGGAAGGAGGACATCGGCTTTATACGGAAGAGGACTTGCGCAAGCTGCAACAGATCCAATTTTTTAAAGGGATCGGGTACAGTCTGAAGGATATACAAGAAATGCTTGCTGACCCCAAATGGAATTGGTCGACCAGCCTGAAGGCCCAGCTCGCTTATATCCTGGAGGAGCAAGCCAGGCTTAGATTAATCGAGCAGGGCTTGCGCGAACTCATTGGCGGGCTCGTCGTAGAGGGAGGGGAGGATGCCCTTGCGATCCAAAAGTTCATTCAATTAGCGAGCCAGGACAGGAAAAGACGGCATTCGTTTAAAGAAAGCCTGTTTAACGATAAAGAATTGGAGCTGCTGCAGAAGGTGCCGCATATGAGGGGAGATGATCCCGACTCATTGGAATGGATAGCGCTTATAGGTCAACTTAAGCGGCATATGAAAGAAGGCGTATCGTCGCCGAAGGTGCAGAGTATCGTCAGACGCATGCTTGAAAAACAAGAGGAGAATTTCTCGGGCGAGGAGGAGTTTATCCAAAAATTATGGGACGTAAGGATGTCACCGTCTCAATCGGAGGAGCTTGGGTTTTATCCAATTGATCGGGAAGTACTTGAATTTATGGAGCAAGCCTATGAATACTACATGTCATTGCTGAAGGAAAGGCTGGCTCCTCACCAAGAGCAGGGAGAGGAAGAAATGTGA
- the asd gene encoding aspartate-semialdehyde dehydrogenase: MGEKLKVGIVGGTGMVGQRFVQLLDGHPWFTVTAIAASANSAGKTYEESVQGRWKLSTPIPEGVKNIVVQDAAKVEEVTSGVDFVFCAVDMKKEEIQALEEAYAKTGTPVISNNSAHRWTPDVPMVIPEVNPQHLEVIAAQRKRLGTETGFIAVKPNCSIQSYVPALHALLDFEPTTVVASTYQAISGAGKNFADWPEMLDNVIPYIGGEEEKSEQEPLRIWGRVDDGQIVKASAPLITTQCIRVPVTDGHLATVFVSFKNKPSKEEIIARWQQYQGRAQELELPSAPKQFITYFEEENRPQTGLDRDIEQGMGVSTGRLREDSLYDYKFVGLSHNTLRGAAGGAVLIAELLKAEGYIQPK; the protein is encoded by the coding sequence ATGGGAGAAAAATTAAAGGTAGGTATTGTTGGCGGTACGGGGATGGTCGGGCAGCGGTTTGTTCAGCTGCTGGATGGGCATCCTTGGTTTACAGTGACGGCTATCGCAGCCAGCGCAAATTCCGCAGGCAAAACTTATGAAGAATCCGTGCAGGGCAGATGGAAGCTGTCCACGCCAATTCCGGAAGGCGTAAAAAATATCGTCGTTCAGGATGCAGCGAAAGTAGAAGAGGTTACTTCTGGGGTCGATTTTGTATTTTGCGCGGTGGATATGAAGAAGGAAGAGATTCAAGCTTTGGAAGAGGCTTATGCGAAGACGGGAACCCCTGTCATTTCCAATAACTCGGCTCACCGCTGGACACCTGACGTGCCGATGGTCATTCCTGAAGTGAATCCGCAGCATCTTGAAGTCATTGCTGCACAGCGCAAACGGCTTGGAACGGAAACCGGGTTTATCGCCGTTAAGCCGAATTGCTCCATCCAGAGTTATGTGCCTGCTCTGCATGCCCTGCTGGATTTTGAACCGACAACTGTGGTCGCGTCGACGTATCAGGCCATTTCTGGAGCCGGTAAAAACTTTGCCGATTGGCCGGAAATGCTGGACAACGTCATTCCTTATATCGGCGGAGAAGAAGAAAAGAGCGAGCAGGAGCCGCTGCGCATCTGGGGCCGCGTTGACGATGGCCAAATCGTTAAAGCCAGCGCTCCCCTGATCACGACGCAATGTATCCGTGTGCCCGTAACGGACGGACATTTGGCAACGGTGTTTGTATCATTCAAAAACAAGCCTTCCAAAGAGGAGATCATTGCGCGCTGGCAGCAATACCAAGGTAGAGCGCAGGAGCTTGAATTGCCAAGCGCACCGAAGCAGTTCATCACTTATTTTGAAGAAGAAAACAGACCGCAAACCGGACTCGACCGCGACATCGAGCAGGGCATGGGCGTTTCAACGGGCAGATTGCGCGAGGATTCGCTGTACGATTATAAATTCGTAGGCCTGTCGCACAATACTTTGCGCGGAGCGGCCGGGGGCGCCGTACTGATCGCCGAGCTGCTGAAAGCGGAAGGTTATATTCAACCGAAGTAA
- a CDS encoding YqzE family protein: MAKGDELVKYITERVVNYIETPKDVRRSQVKGKEPWSRRWFGMIPFSLGMWWGQTAHIGRKGKSVRTRNKS, translated from the coding sequence ATGGCTAAGGGCGACGAACTGGTCAAGTACATTACCGAACGAGTCGTAAATTATATAGAGACACCGAAGGATGTCCGGCGCAGTCAGGTCAAGGGGAAGGAGCCTTGGAGCCGCAGGTGGTTCGGGATGATTCCATTCAGTCTTGGCATGTGGTGGGGACAGACGGCACATATCGGCAGAAAAGGGAAAAGCGTGCGAACCCGTAATAAAAGTTGA
- a CDS encoding FAD-dependent oxidoreductase, translating to MQKFIVIGGGILGASTAYQLAKSGAEVTIVDRKDLGQATDAAAGIICPWISQRRNQAWYKLAREGARFYPALIEELERDGETETGYARVGALRIHKEQDKLVELQKRAELRKHDAPEMGDITLLTPSEVKRLFAPLADDYAALHISGAARVDGRALRDALLRAAIRKGAVLLNGEAELCFAGGLVTGVRIQDELIHADAVVVCAGAWINPLLEPLGVEFKATFQKAQIVHLAYPDMDTGSWPVVMPPGDQYILAFDDNRIVIGATHENDPQGFDTRITAGGLQEVFSKALAHAPGLANSTYMEARVGFRPFTPGFLPVIGALPGWRGIFVANGLGASGLTMGPYIGYQLAKLVLGLDIDISLEDYKVEGAIGQ from the coding sequence ATGCAAAAGTTTATCGTGATCGGCGGGGGGATTTTAGGCGCTTCTACGGCGTATCAATTGGCTAAAAGCGGAGCAGAGGTGACCATTGTCGACCGGAAAGATCTGGGGCAGGCAACGGACGCCGCAGCGGGCATCATTTGCCCGTGGATTTCCCAGAGGCGCAACCAGGCCTGGTATAAATTAGCCAGGGAAGGGGCACGTTTCTATCCGGCTCTGATTGAGGAGCTGGAAAGAGACGGAGAGACCGAAACCGGCTATGCGCGTGTCGGGGCGCTTCGCATCCATAAGGAACAGGACAAGCTGGTTGAACTGCAAAAACGTGCTGAGCTTCGCAAGCATGATGCCCCGGAGATGGGCGACATTACGCTGCTCACCCCTAGCGAGGTGAAGCGTTTATTTGCGCCGCTCGCCGATGACTATGCCGCGCTGCATATCAGTGGGGCCGCCCGCGTCGATGGACGCGCGCTCCGGGATGCGCTGCTCCGCGCTGCGATCAGAAAGGGCGCCGTACTGCTGAACGGGGAAGCCGAGCTTTGCTTTGCCGGGGGCTTGGTTACAGGAGTACGAATCCAGGATGAGCTGATCCATGCCGACGCCGTCGTCGTATGTGCTGGCGCGTGGATTAATCCGCTGCTCGAACCGTTAGGCGTAGAATTCAAAGCGACCTTCCAAAAAGCGCAGATCGTCCACTTGGCATATCCGGATATGGATACGGGCAGCTGGCCGGTTGTCATGCCGCCCGGAGATCAGTATATCCTGGCCTTTGACGATAACCGGATTGTAATCGGTGCAACCCATGAAAACGACCCGCAAGGTTTCGACACCCGCATTACGGCAGGTGGTCTGCAAGAGGTGTTCAGTAAAGCGCTGGCGCATGCGCCGGGGTTGGCCAACAGCACTTATATGGAGGCAAGAGTCGGTTTTCGTCCATTCACTCCGGGGTTTCTGCCAGTAATTGGTGCTTTGCCCGGCTGGCGCGGCATCTTCGTGGCCAACGGCTTGGGGGCATCGGGCTTAACGATGGGGCCCTACATCGGATACCAGCTAGCCAAGCTGGTTCTCGGGCTGGACATCGATATTTCCCTGGAGGATTACAAGGTAGAAGGAGCCATTGGCCAATAA